Sequence from the Deltaproteobacteria bacterium genome:
TCTCGCTGGTGTTTCGCGCAGCTCCCCGTAATGCGCCGGGGCATGATTTTACCCCGCTCGGTCAGGAAATCACGAAGGGACTGGGGATCCTTGTACTCGATTTTCAGATTCGAATCGGAGCAGAACCGGCAAAACTTTCTCCTGTGATAAAATCTTCTCTGGGGCCGGGATCCTCCCTGGGGTCTGGGCCTATAGCTTCCCTGTGTCATTTTTTCTCCTCCTCTGTCTCCGGAGCCGCGT
This genomic interval carries:
- a CDS encoding 30S ribosomal protein S18 gives rise to the protein MTQGSYRPRPQGGSRPQRRFYHRRKFCRFCSDSNLKIEYKDPQSLRDFLTERGKIMPRRITGSCAKHQREITLAIKRARSIALLPFVVADGR